The DNA sequence gaatgaaaaatgtaagctaaacaaaattgtttttaactacataattaaaattcctgccttttacacaagttcacttggcatttatattacatccaaatgtcatttctcagcttaattatcaggcaggctcatagacttacagcaatgtcatttcttcaggaaggcacaaggctaagctctgcacaatgaatttcatcagccagaactttctgactgtagcttacactccaaatagtatgcctttggccagcacaaagacagataagagaacagggaacattccatcgcgagtgaagtgagcaagcggaaaaaaatggcctcctcaattctggaagtcaccagcctccactggtgtgatggtagtttgtgctgtaactgtgtgccCAGAGGGTGGAGGATGGAGTGCCCCCAGTGCAGGAGGGAATGTGGGCAGAATGACAGGTTCTGCAGTGACTGTGCCTACGATCTGCGCTCTGCAAGGACACCTGTCCCAGGTAAGCATAGGAGGCCAGTTGGCAATGATGGCCCCTAGATTAATTTACAGCTCATTACTTGAATTACAGGCAATTATTGAAGTTCAACTAAATAACCTGTTACTTAAAAGAAAATGACAGTCCACTTCTAATTTAGGTTGATTTGCTGTCATGCTCAATTTTTCTAgcaatatgtaaaatgtattttttggagGGTGGGTTGGAGTGTCATCATCGACTACAACTGTTATGTAGCTGTTTTTGAAAAAGAGCTGTACCTTTTGCTCATCTTTTATGCCTCAAATGAAGACAAGGTTATCATTAATGGACATTTGCAGGATGTCCATAACATCTGACTGTTATGCCACTCATTGAGTTTTACTGAAGCTGGCTGCTGTGAGTCAAAGTTGGTCTTGTTTTGTAAAACACAGTGAGGTGTTTTGTGAGGCTGGAATCCGGAACTGGGGTGAAATTACAGACTGGGGCCAGGGAATCCAAAGGGGTGCTGGAGAAGACGCCTGTTGAATCTGCCCACATTGTGAtggctgctgtgtttgtgtttttgtcccACTGTGTTAGACTCTGACCAACAGGAAGGGCCTGAGCACCCAGTCAGCGAGAGCCACACCCACTCTAATGACCAGACCCACTCTAATGACcacactcactctgacactgctgacgacacacacactgatgaccacacccactctgatgaCCACACAGGCCCTGGCCCTCCTGAAGTCAAGGAAAAGGTACACCCTGGCTGATCAATCAGTGTTTACTTCCGCACCGCATCAGTTATGCAATTTCCCTGATCAATGAGATTAGATTTCCTAAATTATAGGTTAAAGGAGGATAAAAGATCAAATCTGATTTACAGGAAACTgtgaaagaggaggaagaaaagTGCCAGCAGAGAGACACAATACCTGAGCACATCACATCTGGCATGCCTGTCCCAGGTACACAGTAACTGGTTGTAAACATTCATATAAAGGGTTGGGGGCCCTTCTTTGGACCTCTCATACCAGGGAGTATGACTGTGGTCTCTCTCTGAACATCTCAGGTGCAGATTCTGAGTATCAGGAGGAGACCACAGACAACAGATCCAGGCTGGGCCCAGAACCAGCCCCAGAGAAGACATCCTCATGCCTGGCCCAGTCCCAACCCTCTGCAGACCCAGCTAAGTCAGACCTAAAGAGTGGTTTAGTGGAAACTGGTAACATGGACGGGACTTTGAGTCAGGACACCAAAGACCCTGAGTGTActgcacaggaggaggaggtgagagttCTTACACAAATCCCAGAGCAGGTACcaaactccaggcctggaaggccacagtgtctgcaggtttaactccagtcctggagagccgcagtgtctgcaggtttaactccagtcctggagggccgcagcgtctgcaggtttaactccagtcctggagggccgcagcatctgcaggtttaactccagtcctggagggccacagtgtcttcaggtttaactccagtcctggatggctgcagtgtctacaggtttaactccagttctggacagctggagtgtctgcaggtttaactccagtactgGAAGGCCACGGTGCTTTTGTTGCACCATTACTTGGTATTTTATCTACATACGCACATGGATATgtaaaaaagctgtgtctacgcTTTTGATGAATCTGATGGAATTCATTATTTTGGTTCCTTTCACACAAGTTTGCACATGGATttaagaaaatattgataatatGGAGGCCCATTGTGTGAAAGCGCAACCTGAGTACACTGCCTGTGATGTTTTTCACTAAAGGAAACTGAAGACTCAGAGGAGAGGGTGAGCGTGTCTAAAGATGAGGCCATCAGTAAAGGTGAGGACCCCATGCAGATACCCCTGACTAACTGTGTTCTACTGGGATGGGAGGGAGTCCTCCAGGGAAAACTGAGTTGTGGCTAGAAGAGGCTCTgctgggccagtagggggcactctCCCTCTGGATCAAACTGAAATCCAGTGTTCCAGCACATGGATCCCAGTGTGGGAGATGGGGTGCTGCACCTGGCCATATTTCATCATTCCCTAAGTCTCCTTGGCTGCTCAATACCTTGCATTTCTCAACCACTTTAATTACCCGGGTTGTCTCAGTAAAACATAAATTAGTTTCCAGGTGGTAGAAACTTTCAAGACCCACAAAATGTTATTGCTTCTAAGAATGCAGTGTGCTTCCCTTCCACAAACATCAAAGTCATGCTGATATGATATCATAATCTAGGCATCTATGAATTCCCTCCTGCAGgctttgtcactgaagagacacCATTGTCCTTTTAGCTGAGACAAAGTGAAAAaggatttaattaaatttttacaAATTTATGAAATTAAAAACGGAAAAACCACACGTACATAAGTATTGACTCCGTTTACTCAGTACTTTGTTGAGCCACCTTTGGCAGCGGTTACAGCCACAAAGCTTGGCACACCTGTATTTGGGGTATTTCACCCATTCTTCTCTGCAGATCCCCTCAAGCTCTGTCAGGTTAGATGGGGAGTGTCGCTGCACAGGTATTTTCAGGTCTTTCCAGAGATGTTCGATCGGGTTCAAGTccgggctctggctgggccactcaaggacattcacagacttgtcccaaagccactcctgcgttgtcttggctgtgtgcttcgggtcattgtccagtTGGAAGGTAAACCTTCGCCCCAGTCTAAGGTCGTgagtgctctggagcaggttttcatcaagGATCTCTCTGTATTTTGCTCCATTCTTCTTTCCCTCGATCcggactagtctcccagttcctgctgctgaaaaacatccccacagcatgatgctgccaccaccatgcatcaccgtagggatggttttggccaggtgatgagcggtgtcTGCTTTCCTCCAGACGTGACGCTTGGCATTCCGGCAAAGAGTTTCATCAGACCAGAAAATCTTGTTTCTCATGGtatgagagtccttcaggtgcctttttaACTCCAAGAGGGCTGTCATGTGTTTTACTGAGGAGTGGCTTCCGCCTGGGCACTCTACCATAACAGCCTGATTGGTGGAGTGCTGCAGAGATGATTgaccttctggaaggttctcccatctccccTGGAGCTCTGTCAGAGTGACCagtgggttcttggtcacctccctgaccaaggcccttctcccctgattgcTCAGTTTGGCTgggtggccagctctaggaagagtcttCCATTTACgaatgatggaggccactgtgctcctcgGGACCATCAATTCTGGAGAAGTTTTGCTGTACCCTTCTCCAGATCTGTGCCTCGACACAATCTGGTCTCGGAGGTCTACGGACAATTCATTCGACCTtatggcttggtttttgctccgacatgcactctCAACTGTGGGCTCTTATATAGgtaggtgtgtgcctttccatcATGTCCAATCACTTtgatttaccacaggtggactccaatgaagttgtagaaacatctcaaggatgTAATCACTGCCAAAGATGGCTCAACAAAGTACTGAGTATACGGAGTGAATACGTGTGgtattttttttgtgcaaaaaaaaaacaaaaaaaaccttttttatttttttcactttgtcattattggGTATTGTGTGTTGATTGCTGAGAAAAAgaagaatttaatcaattttggaataaggctgtatcataacaaaatgtggaaaaagtgaagcggaGTGAATGTTTTCTGTAGGCACTGTTTTCAAATGCAACTCTGGTTTTATGGTTGGtcattttaatatattgtaGTCACAAGTCTCATAACAGAACAAAGAAGGATCCTACAGTCAGAAATAAAAGTTATTTGACAGAGCTGAAAGGGAGTGCTTTTTGATGCCAATTTATGTCATCCGGGTTCACTTGTGGTGAATATTATGTGAGCCTGaggttttattgccctgcattaCGAATAAGAAactgataagaatctaaactgcttTCTCTCTAGCttagagtctttttaacaatcggGCATCACCATCATGCAGCTTGATTACGtcacagtttttattatctGAAAATATAAAGGCAAAAATAATTTGGGAAGTCAATGACTCAACCAAAAGGGGGCAGCGTGGATGAGGTTGAATAAATATCCTGGAAGTTTTTCTATATTTGGATGCTTGTAGTGAATGAGAAATAATTACTTTTCTCCAATAGAGCCCTGTGCCCCTAGGAGGGTGGAAGCCACTGATgtgaagagcagctcagtgagcctgtgctgggaacgacccgtcagcatggagggagtttcttatgagatccacatcaagtacagctgtgagggagaagagcccagattacagaaatgtgcccccaacaccagcacagctgtcctttctgatctgagacctggggtggaatatattttcaacatcactgcagtcCTTCCAAATGGCAGATGCAGCAAGACCAGCTCAGTATGTTTACACACAAGTAagtgatgaaaatgtattttgacgagttattttaaacatttacttATAGTTTGAAGAGAGAACCGTTTTTCTTGTGATCTCGAATGATTAGACCATTCATTTCCACTATCATGTCTTTTTTGTGGATTCTGATTTTAAATATAATCTTTGTcactttacatatttacatgtaGTTATGCTGCTCTTATTCCAAATGACAAAAACCAGTatagtactgtacatacagaatAATTACTAATGCAGCATTCATCCCCAATGACAGGAACCagtctggaggagctgctgagTGACCTGGGACTGGAACACCACCTGAAGAACAAGCTGACTCTGAGCCAGGTGCTGCAGATTGATGGAGAGGCGTTATCTGATGAAAGCATCCAGTCTCTGAAAGCTCTGCCATGGTGTTTCCTGAGGAAGCTGATGATGGTGAATGTGACTGCTAGGAGTGTGAGGTGCACCTCCAAACAGGACAGAGCTTTGAAGAACTGGGAAAGGTCACTGGATACCCAGTACAATCCACAACTCAACAGCAACAGAGTCAACCCCCTGGACCTCATAACTGCTGTTTTACTTTGTTCCGATGGCTTTCTCCAGCAGGAGATGGTTTTGAAAATGTCCATGTGCCAGTTCTCTGTGCCTCTACTGCTTCCTAAATGTGATGAACAAGAGTGCACTTTAATGCTGTGGGCCATGAGGGATATTGTGAAAAAGTACAAGCCACACTCTTTGGAGAACCCAAGAGGGTTTGTGGAGGAGAGCATTGTTCTCTCTGACCTCCCCATGGTCTCTTTTGTGAGGCTGGGAAACAGCAGCATGTCCAAGTCTCACACTCTGAACCAGGTCCTCAGCAACCCTCAGCAGTACCACGACACCTTTGTTCACAAAAACATGGAGTGTGGTGACACCCCAAGGAGGATTTCCAATGGGCTGGTGGAAATCAGCTGGTATCTGCCCATTGGGAAGGAAAACATAGACATCTTCTCTGAGCCGCTGGCTATAGCTAACCTCCGTGGGGACCTTTGTGACTTTGAAACTCAGTATGCTTTCCTCTGTAGCACCTCTGCtgctatatttgtgttttgtgatgaTATTGGGtcaaaatgcacatttctgGACACACTTCCGGCTCATTGGTTCTTGATCAGCAATTCACAGAGCAAGACCTTCAATAAAGAAGCCTTCAGGAGATGTGTTTCTGAGTTACAGCAACAACCCAGTGATATCATCATTAAGAGTCCACACACGAATGATGCAGAATTCATCAAAGTCCTGTGTTCGGCTATCTCTGGCATTTTAAAGAGAAATGTGGTCAAAATGAGTGTTGAAGGGATGACTGCTGTTGCGCATGAATTTGGGATCCATGTTGATGAAGATTATATCTGCTGTCAGAAGGGCAAGAAGAAGGCTGTTGAAATCACAGGAAGAATATCTGATATTCCAAGCTTCAAGGAGAAAGAGCTGCCCTTGCAAGGGACTATATGGAAACAGCTGGCCCAACTGGAGAAGGAAGAGTGCAGGATGAAAAAAGCTGGGGATAAAAACATAGAAGCTTACAGGAATGAGCTTGCAGATAAGAAAAAGAAGCTCAGAGCACAGCAGAGAGCTCACAACATCTCAGAGTCTATGTCCCGTTTCATCTCTTCAATGTCCGGTTCTACAGAGGAGCGCAAGTATTTGCTCAAGTGGATGAGGATCAACCTGAACAACCTCTCATGCAAAACCCTTCCACTGCTACGGGCAAAGTACAAGGAACAGTGTCAGAGGTCTGTGGAAAACAAGGAGGTCATTGCAGAGTTGGACAGGAAGATCTCCAGTTGTTCCTTGGGGACGGAGCACTTCCTGAGGGAAATAGGTCAGCTGTATGAGTCGGCCTGCTCACTCCCTGAAGGCCCCACCTCTCAGATCCAGCGCCTGCCACGTCTCTGTGCCGAGCTCCTGCAGGAGGGCTTTCCTCTGGAGCTGGTGGATGGAGACGCATCCAACATTCCTCTGCAGTGGGTTACACAGGTTCTGAAGGAACTCCATCATCTCACACAGGATAAATGTAAGATCCGGGTGATCACTGTACTAGGGGTACAGAGCACTGGGAAGTCCACGCTTCTGAACACCATGTTCGGGGTTCAGTTTGCTGTCAGCAGTGGCAGGTGCACCAGAGGGGCCTTCATGCTCCTCATCAGAGTGAAAGAGGATTTTAAGAGGCAGCTTGGGTGTGATTACATCATGGTTATTGACACTGAAGGTCTGAAGTCACCAGAATTGGCCCAGCTGGATGACAGTTATGAGCATGACAATGAACTGGCCACTCTGGTGGTGGggctgagtgacatcacagtcatcaACATCGCCATGGAGAACTGCACAGAGATGAAGGACATCCTGCAGATTGTGGTGCATGCCTTCCTGCGCATGAAAGAAGTTGGGAGAAAGCCctgctgtctgtttgtgcaCCAAAATGTGCCAGACATCTCTGCTCATGACAAGAATATGAGGGACAGGAAGCTTCTGCTGGAGCAGCTGAATGAGATGACCCAAGCAGCAGCTAAGATGGAAAAGAAGGGAACcaacaaaacatttactgaTGTCATGGAGTACGATCCAGAGAAAAACAACTGGTACATCCCTGGGCTCTGGCATGGCAACCCTCCCATGGCATCGGTCAATGCTGGCTACAGTGAGTCTGTGAATTGTTTCAAGAGAAGTGTGATTGAGATGTTTCTGGAACAAAAATCTGGAAAGAGCTCAGCACACACAATCAATGAGTTCCTTGAATGGACCAGGAGCTTATGGAAAGCAGTGAAGTATGAGAACTTCATCTTCAGCTTCCGCAACAGCCTTGTGGCTGAAGCTTATGCTCAGCTTTGTACCGAGTTTAACAAATGGGAGTGGGACTTCAGGAAGAACATGTACTCCTGGTTAATGGACGCTGAGACAAAAGTATCAAACTTTGTAACAGAAGCAGCACAGACTCAGCCACCTTCCAATATTGACAGCTTGCTGATCCGCCTGAAAAGTGAGCTCTCTTTAAAACTGATAGGAGAGGAAGAGCAAATTTTGGGCAACCTCACTGAATTCTATGAGAGACCATATAGACATGTTCAATTGGTAGAGAAATTCAAAGAGGACTTCATCAGCACAGCCAAAACCatcaggagggagacagagaactCTGTGAAAAACAAGCTTGAGGCAGCGGTGGGGATTAGAAAGGGTTTATTGAAGTTAGAGAGAATCAAGAAAAACCACACAGCCACAATTGAGCAGAAGGTGCTGGACCTGATTgagaaatgcaggaaaagtgCAAAAGAGCAGTCAGATCAACTGCTGGAGGATGAATTTGAGAAGATGTGGAATGAGactgtggcagagctgcagttcCCTGGCATGGAAAAACGAGACATTGTGCAAGACATCCACAACCAGCTGCGGGTTAACTTAGAGAGAAAAGGCGGCGCAGTACGTGAAATACTGTCAGAAGTGGGGAATTTGCTTGAATGTGGAAGAGAGGCATTCAAAGTGAAGCCTAAAGATAAGCGAGTGTGGCAGAAGCTTTGGAAGTCATTCAAATGCTTTATAGGGCAGCCGGAGGAAAAGACAAAAGAGAAGGTTCATCACATCATTAAGGACAGCAGGCAGTTTGTGGATGAGAAAATGAGAACAAAATCCGATTACCATAACACATACATAACAGAGTTGCTTCGCAGGGTAGATGAAAACCTGGGTAGGCGCAGTGATCTGGAAAGTGCTGAGTTTCAAGCCAAGTTGAAGATCCAAATCTGTGGACATGCAGCACGGGAGTTTCTTAAAATGCATCAGGATTTTATCCATGCAAATGACCCCCGTCACTGTCTGGAACAGTTCAAGGCACAGTACTGTGCTGACTTTAAGGACCTGTTCCATAAAAAAGACCAGTGTCAGAAGAAAGCTGAAGAGTTCACCTTCAACTGTCTTGCACCTGCGGTGAAGGAATACATCACCAAGTCTCTGGGCCCTGACCTTGTGGATGAAGTGTTGACAGGGCATAACGCCAGGGAGTTCAGCACTCGAAGCTTCTTCCAGTTCTCAATCCTCAAGCAGCTACTTTCAGATGATAACTTTAAGGactttgtgaaatacataaaacacTACGAGCCCTTTGTACAGGACTGGATATTTGAGCGGATA is a window from the Conger conger chromosome 8, fConCon1.1, whole genome shotgun sequence genome containing:
- the LOC133134556 gene encoding up-regulator of cell proliferation-like, whose amino-acid sequence is MDGTLSQDTKDPECTAQEEEETEDSEERVSVSKDEAISKDPLKLCQLRPGVEYIFNITAVLPNGRCSKTSSVCLHTRTSLEELLSDLGLEHHLKNKLTLSQVLQIDGEALSDESIQSLKALPWCFLRKLMMVNVTARSVRCTSKQDRALKNWERSLDTQYNPQLNSNRVNPLDLITAVLLCSDGFLQQEMVLKMSMCQFSVPLLLPKCDEQECTLMLWAMRDIVKKYKPHSLENPRGFVEESIVLSDLPMVSFVRLGNSSMSKSHTLNQVLSNPQQYHDTFVHKNMECGDTPRRISNGLVEISWYLPIGKENIDIFSEPLAIANLRGDLCDFETQYAFLCSTSAAIFVFCDDIGSKCTFLDTLPAHWFLISNSQSKTFNKEAFRRCVSELQQQPSDIIIKSPHTNDAEFIKVLCSAISGILKRNVVKMSVEGMTAVAHEFGIHVDEDYICCQKGKKKAVEITGRISDIPSFKEKELPLQGTIWKQLAQLEKEECRMKKAGDKNIEAYRNELADKKKKLRAQQRAHNISESMSRFISSMSGSTEERKYLLKWMRINLNNLSCKTLPLLRAKYKEQCQRSVENKEVIAELDRKISSCSLGTEHFLREIGQLYESACSLPEGPTSQIQRLPRLCAELLQEGFPLELVDGDASNIPLQWVTQVLKELHHLTQDKCKIRVITVLGVQSTGKSTLLNTMFGVQFAVSSGRCTRGAFMLLIRVKEDFKRQLGCDYIMVIDTEGLKSPELAQLDDSYEHDNELATLVVGLSDITVINIAMENCTEMKDILQIVVHAFLRMKEVGRKPCCLFVHQNVPDISAHDKNMRDRKLLLEQLNEMTQAAAKMEKKGTNKTFTDVMEYDPEKNNWYIPGLWHGNPPMASVNAGYSESVNCFKRSVIEMFLEQKSGKSSAHTINEFLEWTRSLWKAVKYENFIFSFRNSLVAEAYAQLCTEFNKWEWDFRKNMYSWLMDAETKVSNFVTEAAQTQPPSNIDSLLIRLKSELSLKLIGEEEQILGNLTEFYERPYRHVQLVEKFKEDFISTAKTIRRETENSVKNKLEAAVGIRKGLLKLERIKKNHTATIEQKVLDLIEKCRKSAKEQSDQLLEDEFEKMWNETVAELQFPGMEKRDIVQDIHNQLRVNLERKGGAVREILSEVGNLLECGREAFKVKPKDKRVWQKLWKSFKCFIGQPEEKTKEKVHHIIKDSRQFVDEKMRTKSDYHNTYITELLRRVDENLGRRSDLESAEFQAKLKIQICGHAAREFLKMHQDFIHANDPRHCLEQFKAQYCADFKDLFHKKDQCQKKAEEFTFNCLAPAVKEYITKSLGPDLVDEVLTGHNAREFSTRSFFQFSILKQLLSDDNFKDFVKYIKHYEPFVQDWIFERIVKQFTEGDGLSKIEIMHLKVLVKRIKEAIQNAQMEASKQEAGSGEEAKNIQKFIQDICIDLQEELVIPKDHLSAVLALNTAKPEDFSRCLEVLVDEMERSITAEFKKGGDVRARLTSLPFQPQKELFNRVFGCGRQCPFCMTPCEAGGKSHAEHFASIHRPQGIGGLKYEDSSKLVCDICSTDVASETQFKAIETEWKWHPYKEYQSIYPDWRIQPDTSIQASDYWKYVFTRFNKQFAEFEAKPADIPPQWRDITQNQAMESLKESFQMKTGD